In Chitinivibrionia bacterium, a single window of DNA contains:
- a CDS encoding DUF2442 domain-containing protein, with product MRRLKIVKAEYNGEYKVELTFNDAAKKIVDFGVFLKEHPHPQHNRYKKRENFKKFKLESGNIVWGKNWDLIFPIEQLYEGKINA from the coding sequence ATGCGCAGATTAAAAATAGTCAAAGCCGAATACAACGGCGAATACAAGGTTGAATTAACGTTCAACGATGCGGCAAAAAAAATTGTCGATTTCGGCGTTTTTCTTAAAGAGCATCCGCATCCTCAGCACAACAGATACAAAAAGCGGGAGAATTTCAAGAAATTCAAATTAGAAAGCGGAAACATTGTTTGGGGCAAAAACTGGGATTTGATTTTTCCGATTGAACAGCTATATGAAGGTAAAATCAACGCTTAG